From the genome of Nicotiana tabacum cultivar K326 chromosome 17, ASM71507v2, whole genome shotgun sequence:
TTCTTGACTCCATCAGGAAAGCATTCCACGTAGTCTAGTAGCTTTGATGCTTCTCGTCCAAACATCTTGTTGCAGTGACACCAGAAATAAACTAATTTAGTACAAACATCTCTTATACATGCTGTTAAGTGCATGATGCAAATCAGAGTATCTAGTGCAACAGCAAGGTTGAAAAGGAAGCTTTTGATGAGAAGAGTAAAGAAGCAAAGACACTGAATTATTTTGTCAACAATACTTTGTTTCCATATTTCAGTGGGATCTTTAAGGCACTTTTTAACATTTTTAAAGATTAAATGCAATACACAAAAATAGTTTTGGTCACAACTCTGAGAATCTGCTTCTGAGCTCTAGAGATAAATACATTGAAGCTCTTAGCCCAAATTCCAGCACCAGCAAATAGACATAACATAtatgaaagaaataaagataAGGCTCCCTCTTTTTCCCCCTTTAGTCACGCTATTATTACAAATTTATGGGAGACGTTAACTTTCCATCCAAGTAATTTGATGGGCATTCTTCGTATTCTTCCCTACCCATATCATGTTTTCTTTTGACTCTTAACCAGAGTCTTATCCATGTTTTCTTCTGGTCACAACTCTGAGAATCATGCTCTTTTTTTGCCTAATGAAAAAATGTCACTGTGCCATTGAGGCAACCAAAATGGGAATAATTCATCAATTAGAAAAACAATCATTTTCATATTCTACATAAATACAAGCAGAGGATGATATGGTTTCTATACCCATTGCAATTTTAAGAAAGCACAACTGCAAAAAGAAGGAGAACCTCTTTTTGTTCCTGGCAGTGAGAACACCAGAAAGCCCCATACATTTTTGCTCCAATTGAACGCAGGTGCTTCGCTAGGGAAATAGCAAAAGGTGTCGACGGTGATGTTATCTCAGTTGTGAAATATTCCAGCTCAGTCATAGCAGAACTGCAAAAGATGGGAAAAGGAATTTGAGTAATTGTTCTCTTGAATGATGTGCAGGATCTTTTCACCAACTCATAGATTTCAGACGATCTAGAGTATTAAGTGTGACTATACATCAAAAGCTTTTCTATATTAAAATGACCAAGATATCTTGCTATTGATAAAGCTACAAACTGAACAAGCTTCTCTACTTGCTTAAGATTATAGCTTAAATAATGCATGAAAGTGATTACATAAGTTATGTGATTATCGGTGTAATCTATGCCAAGCAAAAATCGACTTTTTAATTCTAAGCAATTTCAACCCAATAAGCTCATTGAATTCAGCCCGAGAAGAAAGGTCCATAATGTTGCAAACCTACTTCATTGAAAATCAGAAGGAACCATGATAAGGTATTGCGATTGCCTACTTACCCGAAAGAAATAGTTGAGAAATGTATGTTGAGCCTAATTCAACCTAAAGCTAACTCAAGTGATGAGAATCATCTACAATCATATAAGGAGATTACAGCGTCTGTACTTAACCTAGGAGAATCTAACTCCTCATGAAGAGGttagagttgaatttatagctCCGAGCAATCCAACACCTACTCTGGGAAGAATAGACAAGGAAATATAAAACAGAAGAGCTcctgttttcttttccttaaacCTTCCTTATATAATGCAAGAAAAGGGTGCCTATTGTCCTTTAAATCCAAAGACACTTTGACTAATATTAACCTACAAGGTGTAAAGGCGTACGGATTTTTTACCTGGTAGTTGTCGGCTGAGAGGCACTGTATGAATTGTTTAGGGTGGAAACCACCAAGAGAACTATAAGTAACTGTAAACCCACCTCTTTTTGCACCTCTTGAGACCCCAAACCCTGTAAACGAAAGCCACACCTTTGTCATTAGCACTGCATATAGCCATAGAAGCTAAACAAACAATATTATCTGTGGTGGAGATAACCTTTATACTGCTGATGAACAAACCAAACGACAATAAGGCAGAAGCTAAACAGTACAGGCAAAATTCTCCAGAGAATTGTGTGCTTAGGATGTATAAGAAGTATGCACTGGCAGCTGCCATGGAAGTACTTGTTCCAAGTAAAAGCAAACGCCCATTAGCTTCACCAATTCCAAGAGGCATCCTTTTCTGGCCCAATTGTATCCCAAGTACTGCAACTACTCCATAAGCAATCACACCAATCAATGGAAGAGGAACACCTGGCAAATGCAAAAGGGTGAAaactgaatctctttccaacacaTATTACCTGCAGTTTAAGTGACATACTGCTTTCAATTTGATGATTGTTCAATCTATGTCATTCAGATCAAAATAGAACAAAGTCATTTTATGACGAATGCTAACAATATgaaaaatttaccatctccatcTGTAAATGGAAGTTTCACCTTTCACTTCTTAGTCTGTCTATTTTATTACGTTTTCAGAGATATAATACCACATAAATAGTTGTATTCCTCCTTTTATTCTCTCAAAAACAATTTTATCTCCAAATGGTAAAGGGATCCTATTGCACTACATGGTcttcaataaatactaaaaagtgTTCCTTCTACTCTTTAGTCAAAATAAGACATTTTCAATTGGGGAAATAGAGAGCAAATATTCTTAATTCTGGTACATTTAATAACTCATATAGAGAATCAAACAAGAGGCTAATCATCAAAGAGAAGCGCGAAGTTTTTTACATTCTGGTgccgaccccaacttgtttgtGACTGAGGCCTAGTTGTTGTTTGTCCGGTGAAAAAAATAAATGTATCCAACCACCTTTTCAGGTTCCCACCAATTTTGCTTGTCCAAAAGTGTTAATATTCCCACTAAAATTTGTTTATTTTAACAAAACTTTAAGACATTTATAGATTACTTTAAAAGTTTGTTTCTTTTAACAAAACTTTAAGACATTTATAGATTACTTTAAAAGTTTGTTTCTTTTAACAAAACTGTAGATGTTTATACAAGGTTACAAAGATACTTCTAAAGCAGAAAGTTTCTGAAAATAGCAAAAGGATATTACCAAACACAGCTGAGTAGCTGCTATTGAGGATGTTGCTGCAGCTGCTACCATCACCAACAGGACAAAATGCTTCAGAGTTAGTGAGTTTGAGGTACGTCAAGTAAGAAGTTTCCAGAAACCCAACCCCGCCAAGTGCTGCACACCAATTGTATGCTGAAATGCTTGTGTCAGCAGAAGTATTTGACACCACCACCTTAGATTCCGACTCTGACTCTGTCTCTGCATCTTCGACCTTTCTCGATGAGCAGCTCACTCGAAGAAACAATAATCGCCGTACTGAATCTCTCTTTAGGAAATGAAGCAATAAAAATGTTAATATTGGcaagaaaaaaaatgaatctTGAAGAGATGAAGAGTAAGTGTACCTTGAGTTGAAGGAGGGAAGATATAGAAGTAGAGCGAGATGGGACGAGATGAGAGGTTTGGGTGGGAAAAGGGGAAGATGATACGCCGATGAGACTGGCCATCAGCTCACAATTGGGTGCCACCCGCCGTGGTAGTGGTGGTTTGACTAGTTTGTCCGGTGGCGGTGGTTGGTCCGTTAATTGAGTGTGCAGAAAATATGCCCGTTAAT
Proteins encoded in this window:
- the LOC107794467 gene encoding thiol-disulfide oxidoreductase LTO1, which codes for MASLIGVSSSPFPTQTSHLVPSRSTSISSLLQLKRDSVRRLLFLRVSCSSRKVEDAETESESESKVVVSNTSADTSISAYNWCAALGGVGFLETSYLTYLKLTNSEAFCPVGDGSSCSNILNSSYSAVFGVPLPLIGVIAYGVVAVLGIQLGQKRMPLGIGEANGRLLLLGTSTSMAAASAYFLYILSTQFSGEFCLYCLASALLSFGLFISSIKGLGSQEVQKEVGLQLLIVLLVVSTLNNSYSASQPTTTSSAMTELEYFTTEITSPSTPFAISLAKHLRSIGAKMYGAFWCSHCQEQKEMFGREASKLLDYVECFPDGVKKGIYMANACQEAKLEGFPTWVINGEVLSGEKKLSELAELSGFTMKEITEAK